One genomic region from Candidatus Hydrogenedentota bacterium encodes:
- the rpmC gene encoding 50S ribosomal protein L29 yields the protein MKKEDLEQKLRDRSEALRNFHFQMATGAVDNVRGARTARRDVARIKTIMRERELAAKKEAKK from the coding sequence ATGAAGAAAGAAGATCTGGAGCAGAAGCTTCGCGATCGCAGCGAAGCGTTGCGTAACTTCCATTTCCAGATGGCAACGGGCGCCGTCGACAATGTCCGTGGGGCTCGAACGGCCCGCCGGGATGTGGCTCGAATCAAGACAATCATGCGGGAGCGTGAGCTGGCCGCCAAGAAAGAGGCGAAGAAGTGA
- the rpsQ gene encoding 30S ribosomal protein S17, which yields MQEHGAGKERVGVVTSTAMDKTITVAVERVVQHRLYKKSSKQTKKFKAHDKDNSCKVGDLVRIRETRPLSKTKRWRLVEIVKRAD from the coding sequence ATGCAGGAACACGGCGCGGGAAAAGAGCGAGTTGGCGTGGTGACCAGCACCGCCATGGACAAGACCATTACGGTCGCGGTCGAGCGTGTGGTGCAGCATCGCCTCTACAAGAAGAGCAGTAAGCAGACCAAGAAGTTTAAAGCGCACGATAAAGACAATTCGTGCAAAGTCGGGGATTTGGTGCGCATCCGTGAGACCCGCCCGCTCAGCAAGACCAAGCGCTGGCGGCTGGTCGAAATCGTGAAGCGGGCCGACTAA
- the rplN gene encoding 50S ribosomal protein L14, with protein MIQIYSNLEVADNTGARRLRCIQVMGGTRRRYGHVGDIITASVREALPNSGVKKGDVVKAVIVRTKQDTQRPDGTTIRFDSNAAVIINPNNEPRGTRIFGPVPRELREKGFMRIISLAPEVV; from the coding sequence ATGATTCAGATTTACAGCAATCTCGAAGTGGCCGACAACACCGGCGCGCGCCGGCTCCGTTGCATCCAGGTGATGGGTGGAACGAGACGCCGCTACGGTCACGTTGGCGATATCATCACGGCGTCGGTGCGCGAAGCGCTGCCGAACTCGGGGGTGAAAAAGGGCGATGTGGTGAAGGCCGTCATCGTTCGCACGAAGCAGGATACGCAGCGGCCGGACGGAACCACGATTCGGTTCGATTCGAACGCGGCGGTGATCATTAACCCGAACAACGAACCGCGTGGGACCCGCATTTTCGGACCGGTGCCGCGCGAACTTCGCGAAAAAGGCTTCATGCGGATCATTTCGCTGGCGCCGGAAGTCGTATAG
- the rplX gene encoding 50S ribosomal protein L24 produces MNIRKGDTVVVITGKYKGRRGRVLRVLTKTNRVVVEGVQMIKRHTRPSSRNQQGGIVEREAPIHASNVMAWCETAGKPSKVVVKRLEDGSRVRVYKVNGETLND; encoded by the coding sequence ATGAACATTCGTAAAGGCGATACCGTGGTGGTTATCACGGGCAAATATAAGGGCCGCCGGGGCCGCGTGCTTCGCGTCCTGACGAAGACGAACCGGGTAGTTGTGGAAGGCGTACAGATGATCAAGCGCCACACCCGTCCGTCGTCGCGAAATCAGCAGGGTGGCATTGTCGAACGCGAAGCGCCGATTCACGCATCCAACGTGATGGCCTGGTGCGAGACCGCCGGCAAGCCCTCGAAAGTAGTTGTGAAGCGTTTGGAAGACGGATCCCGGGTTCGCGTCTACAAGGTGAACGGCGAGACCCTGAACGATTAA
- the rplE gene encoding 50S ribosomal protein L5: MAARLHEFYQKTVHPAMLKKFSYSSPMQVPRLEKIVINMGVGDAQSDARLLESAIAELTQISGQKPCIRKARKSIASFKVREGATVGCMVTLRGQRMYEFMDRLLNIAIPRIRDFRGVSPRAFDKFGNYTLGLKEQTIFPEVNMDSVTRVRGMNVTFVLKRAATQEESRELLRHFGFPFRT, translated from the coding sequence GTGGCCGCTAGACTTCATGAGTTTTACCAGAAGACAGTCCATCCTGCGATGCTGAAGAAGTTCAGCTATTCGAGCCCCATGCAGGTGCCGCGACTGGAGAAGATCGTTATCAACATGGGCGTAGGCGATGCCCAAAGCGATGCGCGCTTGCTGGAGAGCGCGATTGCCGAGCTGACCCAGATCTCCGGGCAGAAGCCGTGCATTCGCAAGGCGCGCAAATCGATCGCCAGCTTCAAAGTACGCGAAGGCGCGACGGTCGGCTGCATGGTGACGTTGCGCGGCCAACGCATGTACGAATTCATGGACCGGTTGTTGAACATCGCGATCCCGCGTATCCGCGACTTTCGCGGAGTGTCGCCGCGCGCGTTCGACAAGTTCGGGAACTATACGCTGGGACTCAAGGAACAGACGATTTTCCCGGAAGTGAACATGGACTCGGTCACGCGGGTACGCGGCATGAACGTGACCTTTGTGCTGAAGAGAGCCGCAACGCAAGAAGAGAGCCGCGAATTGCTGCGGCACTTTGGATTCCCGTTCCGGACCTAA
- a CDS encoding type Z 30S ribosomal protein S14 yields MAKKSLIVKSSRKPKFQVRAYHRCKLCGRPRSYMRKFGICRICFRKLALEGQLPGVTKSSW; encoded by the coding sequence GTGGCGAAGAAGTCGTTGATCGTAAAGAGCTCGCGCAAGCCGAAATTTCAGGTGCGGGCGTACCACCGCTGCAAACTGTGCGGACGCCCCCGTTCGTATATGCGCAAGTTCGGTATTTGCCGCATATGTTTCCGGAAACTGGCGCTCGAAGGTCAGTTGCCGGGTGTGACGAAGTCGAGTTGGTAA
- the rpsH gene encoding 30S ribosomal protein S8, giving the protein MSMSDPIADMLTRMRNALQGKQARVDIPASTLKERVCAVLKQEGYIEEYKLVEGEHQGVLQVTLKYEPNRKPVIQGIKRVSKPSLRVYVQCDDIRPVRSGLGISIMSTSKGVMTGKEARHNKLGGEVLCEVW; this is encoded by the coding sequence ATGTCGATGAGCGACCCGATAGCGGACATGCTGACGCGGATGCGCAACGCCCTTCAAGGGAAACAGGCGCGGGTAGATATCCCTGCGTCGACGTTGAAAGAACGCGTATGCGCCGTGTTGAAGCAAGAAGGCTATATCGAAGAATACAAGCTCGTGGAAGGCGAGCACCAGGGCGTTCTCCAGGTGACGCTGAAATACGAGCCGAACCGCAAACCGGTGATTCAGGGTATCAAGCGCGTGAGCAAACCCAGCCTGCGCGTGTATGTGCAGTGCGACGATATTCGGCCGGTGCGCAGTGGATTGGGCATCTCCATCATGAGCACGTCGAAAGGCGTGATGACGGGGAAAGAAGCCCGGCACAACAAGCTCGGCGGAGAAGTTCTCTGCGAGGTTTGGTAA
- the rplF gene encoding 50S ribosomal protein L6 has translation MSRIGKLPVVIPAGVKCELSGTRLKVTGPKGSLERDLSGEVSVAIDGSQIAVTRPSNEPRIRALHGLTRALIQNMVTGVTAGYARVLQITGVGYRAAMQGNALALSLGYSHPITVEPPKGITFSVDGTQTIKIEGIDKEQVGQVAADVRKWRKPEPYKGKGIRYENERIRRKVGKAGGK, from the coding sequence GTGTCTAGAATTGGAAAACTTCCGGTCGTCATTCCGGCTGGCGTGAAGTGCGAGCTGAGTGGAACGCGACTTAAGGTGACGGGACCGAAGGGCAGCCTCGAACGCGATTTGAGCGGCGAAGTGTCCGTAGCGATAGACGGGTCGCAGATCGCGGTGACGCGTCCGTCCAACGAACCTCGCATTCGGGCGTTGCACGGGCTTACCCGTGCGCTGATTCAGAACATGGTGACGGGCGTCACGGCAGGGTACGCGCGCGTGCTGCAGATCACGGGCGTAGGCTACCGTGCGGCCATGCAGGGCAATGCTCTTGCGCTTTCGTTGGGATACAGCCACCCGATAACCGTGGAGCCGCCTAAGGGAATTACGTTCTCCGTGGACGGAACCCAGACCATAAAGATTGAAGGTATTGACAAAGAACAAGTCGGCCAAGTGGCGGCAGACGTGCGCAAGTGGCGCAAGCCCGAACCGTATAAAGGCAAGGGAATTCGCTACGAGAACGAACGCATTCGTCGCAAGGTCGGTAAGGCCGGCGGCAAGTAG